The genomic interval ataaacgctttgtctacatttcactccgcgtagcacaatcaacagagtgaaagaaattgacactctcgtccaatcaggcagagtgttgcataaatcttccattttgataaattatctataatgcgttatcaagtagtttgatttgcaaactgaagtcacgtggcataggtaacgaaaacgaatttagacggcgtcgccgaaaaagctTACCCGTCATGTCATCGGGAGTTGGAGTGTACATTTCAGTTATGTGCGCTGTTTATCAGTAAGCATGTtgcaaacatgttaaaaaaatccCCAACTGCAGTTTTTACACgtcaaatgttttcttttcttatttgaAGCTAATGGTGGGTAATTGATTGCAGAGATACATTATTGTCATAACCTTTTTTACGCATTCAAAATACATATGACATGGTCAACGTGCGAAGAAAACTGGTTTcaaattttcattcttttgtaAAAGATTCTAATGATACTTTAATCAAAACAAATGTAAGAATATTCTAGACTTGCGGAATATTCCATATGCTTTCCAAACAGTTTCTGTCTTAATATTCCTAAAAATatcgcatatccaaaatataacATAAAGTGTTTATGTTCAAGTCATACCCatctaataaaaatgtttttaaaacaatttgccGAGACATGTGCCATACACTCTCTTTATCCGATTACTTAAATGGAACTGCTTGAAATTCAAGAACGAAATCGGGACTTAGTCTAATGTTCGAGGAATCGTCAGTCTTTTGGCATacatgttcttttttaaattgcTATGTCCTTGACTGAAAACAATTCTTCccaaattgtattttgttgaaacaatgctatatacattgtatatattattctacaaTAACGCCATTCCGTTTGCTATTATCCAAGTCGACGCATTTTCTGAATGTCTCATATAACAAGAATTTATACGTATTTTGGCAGAAAAACTGCACGTGCCCCTCATAATGCGCCTTCGGTAGACTGCGTGTACATAAGGTCCTATGTTGACGTTATATTTTCGTGTAAATAGAATGTGAGTGAGTTTAGAAGTTTTTCGTAGTTAATTTGAACAGTTGTCTTGAATTAGAAACCAACACACATTTCAGTTTTGACTGGCCTACACGCAGAATAAACGGCAGCTGGTAACGTATATTGCGGCAGTATCAAATTATCGGTTGTTTGGAAAGAAATACGGGCAAAGCGTCAAACGGGATAGATGTCGTTAATGGGCGGTATGGACCCCTTGAGAtgggtttaatttttaatgtgatAATTGTGACAAGGAGTacttaaatgaaaatgtaaaatagcGAGAAGTTAATAAAGCGCGGAAAAAAAATAGATCGAACGGAATatcacaaaaatatatgaaatcgtTGCATCAATTTATTCAGATTTAActcaaattgaaaaagaaatgaataattCTACAGACTCTGCTAGTGATCTTGTAGTGTTGAAAAGTGGATATGACTTGCCAGTAAATGGTTTGGCTAGTGGTTTGTTCTATTATCTCCATATTCCCGCCATTTTCTGTATATGCTGTAGTTTGTGTTGTGTTGTCATTACCCTGACTTTGTCATTTCGATATGGGAACTTTAGGACTTTCTTTTCATGGACTAAAAGCGAACGTTTAATAGTATACTTGGCAATTTGCGACGGCGGATTCAATATTTTTCACAGCATGGATCATTTACACTACGTCATTACTAAAGACCATGTACGTCCCAAGGAGCTGTGTGAGTTATATGCCTTTTTGCTGGCGGAATTCGTTGCATCACAGAACTTGATAGTTAATATTGTAGCAATTAACGCATTTACGATTATGGTATtcaaaaagaatataaatttCGGAACATACGACTGGAGGCTGTTGGTCTGGACATTCGGACTCCCGTTTATCGGCGCAACAGCTGTTGCTGTCACCGGACAACTTGGACCTAATGGATCATCGTATGTAAAACAGAGTTTACATTCCAACTGAAATTTGTTTTCGAcatctacatttaaaaaaaaatgcaagcaaTTTGTAATCAAATGACATGTTGAATCACTCTCATTTAATGTTCGTTTGCCTAACAGGAAAAACATCAACTTAACGCTCATTTAGAAATAAAGCAACCAGTGAAAAGGAAAAAGATCTTTACAATAACATCCCTTGATAATATTACATG from Mercenaria mercenaria strain notata chromosome 2, MADL_Memer_1, whole genome shotgun sequence carries:
- the LOC123562333 gene encoding uncharacterized protein LOC123562333, yielding MNNSTDSASDLVVLKSGYDLPVNGLASGLFYYLHIPAIFCICCSLCCVVITLTLSFRYGNFRTFFSWTKSERLIVYLAICDGGFNIFHSMDHLHYVITKDHVRPKELCELYAFLLAEFVASQNLIVNIVAINAFTIMVFKKNINFGTYDWRLLVWTFGLPFIGATAVAVTGQLGPNGSSCFFDGVKAKTANICFTTVPLLLVLVMNSVMYVVTWKRIRQETYSLNQILQTPNITNRSQRAAKNMSMFVVAFFIQWGPLSLFGIWSLLDANIPLALFHIVVVLSNIGGCLNLCVYMIIRRRKLKSRRIANEHRQTDSNEMKMSNVASKGKTEI